One segment of Carya illinoinensis cultivar Pawnee chromosome 13, C.illinoinensisPawnee_v1, whole genome shotgun sequence DNA contains the following:
- the LOC122291597 gene encoding transcription factor DIVARICATA-like codes for MMIPQNEPWTSQNQPPTTRWTPLEDKLFEQALVLVPEELPDRWQKIAEHVPGKSVRDVMEHYDALVHDVLAIDSGRVEPPNYSDDLDVAAGWDSSSQISFGSKPKHSDAERKKGTPWTEEEHRLFLVGLRRFGKGDWRSISRNVVVTRTPTQVASHAQKYFLRQNSVKKERKRSSIHDITTVDNSSAALPVDQNWIPAPGGVAQQAPALPQLNMHGQVPDQGGSSYGYQNFGFQM; via the exons ATGATGATCCCGCAGAACGAGCCCTGGACTAGTCAGAATCAGCCGCCCACGACTCGCTGGACCCCCTTGGAGGACAAGCTCTTCGAGCAGGCTCTTGTTCTCGTGCCCGAGGAGCTGCCCGACCGCTGGCAGAAGATCGCTGAGCACGTTCCCGGGAAGTCCGTCAGGGACGTCATGGAGCACTATGATGCTCTCGTCCACGACGTGTTGGCGATCGACTCTGGCCGGGTCGAGCCCCCCAATTACTCCGATGACTTGGATGTCGCCGCCGGGTGGGACTCGTCGAGTCAGATCTCTTTCGGGTCCAAGCCCAAGCACTCCGACGCTGAAAGAAAAAAGGGGACTCCTTGGACCGAAGAAGAGCACAG GTTATTCTTGGTCGGGCTGCGTAGATTTGGCAAGGGTGATTGGAGGAGCATCTCAAGGAATGTAGTTGTGACAAGAACGCCTACTCAGGTGGCTAGCCACGCTCAGAAGTACTTCCTTCGCCAGAACTCAgtgaagaaagaaaggaagaggtCAAGCATTCACGATATCACCACAGTGGATAATAGCTCGGCGGCTTTGCCTGTCGATCAGAACTGGATTCCTGCACCAGGTGGTGTCGCCCAACAGGCACCTGCTTTGCCACAGTTGAACATGCACGGGCAAGTGCCGGACCAAGGGGGCTCATCATATGGGTATCAAAACTTTGGCTTTCAAATGTAA